One stretch of Malus domestica chromosome 14, GDT2T_hap1 DNA includes these proteins:
- the LOC103431069 gene encoding 5-amino-6-(5-phospho-D-ribitylamino)uracil phosphatase, chloroplastic-like, with the protein MKKTFHFLNRLRVGQSKNSSIKALAMELAKETYSFKEDKLPHKWNYPIDTGVDPKPGLWPPENRAYNPSLHNPLLRQERIGSGWLVVIFEWEGVLIEDNTDLEKQAWLVLSQEEGKSPPSAFMLRRIEGMKNEQAMSEVLCWSRDPAQLRRMAARREDIYQALQGGIYQLRAGSREFVNVLMHSKIPTTLVSTRPRKTLEAAMGSIGIEEYFSVMVAVEDVQRVKPNPEMFEYTAQLLKFILERCIVFGNSNQTVEAAHDARMKCVVVASKHPVYELAAADLVVRRLDELSMVDLKNLAAI; encoded by the coding sequence atgaaaaagacttttCATTTCCTCAATAGGTTGAGGGTTGGTCAGTCAAAGAATTCTTCGATCAAGGCCCTTGCAATGGAGTTGGCGAAGGAGACGTATTCATTCAAGGAGGATAAACTTCCTCATAAATGGAATTATCCAATTGATACCGGTGTAGATCCAAAACCTGGGTTGTGGCCACCAGAGAATAGAGCATATAACCCTTCACTACACAATCCCTTGCTTCGGCAGGAGCGGATAGGGAGTGGTTGGCTAGTTGTAATATTCGAGTGGGAAGGAGTTTTGATTGAAGACAATACTGATCTTGAGAAGCAAGCCTGGCTAGTTCTTTCTCAAGAAGAGGGAAAATCTCCTCCCTCGGCTTTCATGCTTAGAAGAATAGAAGGTATGAAGAATGAACAGGCAATGTCGGAAGTTCTATGTTGGTCTCGAGACCCAGCGCAGTTGAGAAGAATGGCTGCTCGAAGGGAAGACATTTACCAAGCTTTGCAGGGTGGAATATATCAATTGCGAGCTGGGTCAAGAGAGTTTGTGAATGTCTTGATGCATTCCAAGATACCAACGACACTGGTCTCCACACGCCCTCGAAAAACTCTTGAGGCTGCAATGGGATCCATTGGTATTGAAGAATATTTCAGTGTGATGGTAGCTGTAGAAGATGTTCAAAGGGTAAAACCTAATCCAGAAATGTTTGAGTACACGGCACAACTTCTAAAGTTCATACTTGAGCGGTGTATTGTGTTTGGGAACTCGAATCAGACAGTTGAGGCTGCCCACGATGCCAGGATGAAGTGTGTGGTTGTTGCAAGCAAGCATCCTGTATATGAGCTTGCAGCTGCAGACTTGGTGGTTAGGCGACTGGACGAGCTATCAATGGTTGATTTGAAGAATCTTGCTGCTATCTAG